In the genome of Carnobacterium pleistocenium FTR1, one region contains:
- a CDS encoding phosphoenolpyruvate carboxykinase (ATP) produces the protein MSTKSTFSKAEIRKDNPVFSSLRSVVETAMYGNNNKEVKTIEEAYLLAKDSMHTIVTDLLVKYPEKLELPFGARVLVENGGAVVGRTAAAKRILGENPEEDAKLAPIIREAIHQGEKKLRYKGTAYVGLDPEFMVKAHLSVPVGQENNIYSWLLNFQICNEVYDELYVQSRAINEGDIFIYQDPEWHHPDYPMGLAYFDSNHNAAVILGMNYFGELKKATLTMAWGIAHRLEYVACHGGQKKFTLSNGKNYVSAFFGLSGSGKSTLTHAKHGNKYAVEVLHDDAFIISLANGSSIALEPSYFDKTQDYPSDHPEVDYFVTVQNVAVTLDENGDKVLLTEDLRNGNGRTVKSRYSTSNRVDKFNEPINAIYWIMKDDSLPPVIKVTDPVLAATFGATLATKRSTAEQLKKGIDVNKLVIEPYANPFRIYPLIEDYNHFKTLFTDQNIDCYILNTGYFLDKKVTPAVTLGSIESIVEDTAVFETFGVINELSYLVIDGYEPDFNNHEYRQLVQERLQKRVAYIQEQKEKNEMNVLPDEALEAMKALID, from the coding sequence ATGTCAACAAAGTCAACTTTTTCAAAAGCAGAAATCAGAAAAGATAATCCCGTATTTTCGTCCTTACGCTCAGTTGTAGAAACGGCGATGTACGGAAACAATAATAAAGAGGTAAAGACGATCGAAGAAGCGTACTTATTGGCTAAGGATTCAATGCATACTATTGTAACAGATTTATTAGTCAAATATCCAGAAAAACTCGAGTTACCCTTTGGAGCAAGGGTATTAGTTGAGAACGGTGGAGCAGTAGTCGGGAGAACAGCAGCGGCAAAACGTATCTTGGGAGAAAATCCTGAAGAAGATGCTAAACTGGCACCAATTATTCGTGAAGCTATTCATCAAGGCGAAAAAAAATTGCGGTATAAAGGAACTGCTTATGTTGGATTAGATCCCGAATTCATGGTGAAGGCCCACTTGAGCGTACCTGTTGGTCAAGAAAATAATATCTATTCATGGTTATTGAATTTCCAAATTTGTAATGAAGTTTATGATGAATTATATGTTCAATCTAGAGCAATAAATGAAGGCGATATTTTTATTTATCAAGATCCAGAATGGCATCATCCAGATTACCCTATGGGACTGGCTTATTTTGATTCAAATCACAATGCAGCTGTTATTTTAGGAATGAATTATTTTGGTGAATTAAAGAAAGCAACCTTAACAATGGCTTGGGGGATAGCTCATAGATTGGAATATGTTGCTTGTCATGGTGGTCAAAAGAAATTTACCTTATCTAATGGGAAAAATTATGTATCAGCCTTTTTTGGCTTATCAGGTTCAGGGAAATCAACATTGACCCACGCTAAACATGGAAATAAATATGCTGTTGAAGTTTTACATGATGATGCGTTTATCATTTCACTAGCGAATGGTTCTTCTATTGCATTGGAACCATCCTATTTTGATAAAACACAAGATTATCCTTCAGATCATCCTGAAGTTGATTATTTTGTAACGGTACAAAATGTCGCGGTCACGTTAGATGAAAATGGAGATAAAGTCCTTTTGACAGAAGACTTACGAAATGGAAATGGAAGAACGGTCAAATCACGTTATTCTACTTCAAATCGTGTAGATAAATTCAATGAACCAATCAATGCTATCTATTGGATCATGAAAGATGATAGCTTGCCTCCTGTAATCAAGGTAACTGACCCAGTTCTTGCTGCAACATTTGGGGCTACATTGGCTACGAAACGCTCAACAGCCGAGCAATTAAAAAAAGGAATCGATGTAAACAAATTGGTGATCGAGCCTTATGCAAATCCTTTCCGTATTTATCCGCTTATTGAAGATTACAATCATTTCAAGACATTATTTACGGATCAAAATATCGATTGTTATATTTTAAATACAGGTTACTTTTTAGATAAGAAGGTTACTCCTGCAGTTACATTAGGCAGTATTGAATCAATTGTTGAGGATACAGCTGTGTTCGAAACATTTGGAGTAATCAATGAGCTGAGTTATCTCGTAATAGATGGCTATGAGCCAGATTTTAACAATCATGAGTATCGTCAACTGGTTCAAGAGCGTTTGCAAAAGCGTGTTGCTTATATTCAAGAACAAAAAGAAAAAAATGAAATGAATGTTTTACCAGATGAAGCTTTAGAAGCAATGAAAGCTCTGATTGACTAA
- a CDS encoding oxaloacetate decarboxylase subunit alpha has product MEERQVEITETVLRDAHQSLMATRMSTQEMLPIIGKMAQVGYYSLECWGGATFDAAIRFLNEDPWERLRAIKERAPHTKLQMLLRGQNLLGYRHYADDIVDKFVQKASENGIDIFRIFDALNDPRNLEASLKAVKKYGKHAQLTICYTISEVHTIDYYIKLARELEKMGADSICIKDMAGILTPYVAKELVGSLKKVLTVPLSLHTHATSGVSQMTYLLAVEAGVDIIDTAISPFSEGTSQPPTESMAIALNEGKITTKLDLQLLEEIADYFKPIRDNYLANQLLDPKMLGVDPKALLYQVPGGMLSNLYSQLKQADATDKYEAVLKEVPQVRKDLGFPPLVTPMSQMVGTQAVFNVLSGERYKMVPNEIKDYLHGSYGRPPMPISDEFRKQIIYNDPVITDRPADHIQPEFERLKEELGVLAKTDEDVLTYALFPQIGKEFLLKKYAIPDAKLKKNELNSEQIIRISGYIK; this is encoded by the coding sequence ATGGAAGAACGTCAAGTTGAAATAACGGAAACTGTTCTTAGAGATGCTCATCAAAGCTTGATGGCGACAAGGATGTCCACACAAGAAATGTTGCCTATTATCGGAAAAATGGCTCAAGTCGGATACTACTCACTAGAATGTTGGGGAGGAGCTACATTTGACGCAGCCATCCGTTTTCTAAATGAAGATCCCTGGGAACGTTTAAGAGCTATTAAAGAGCGTGCACCGCATACAAAATTACAAATGCTGTTAAGAGGGCAAAATCTTCTTGGGTATCGTCATTATGCAGATGATATCGTAGACAAATTCGTTCAAAAGGCGAGTGAAAATGGAATAGATATCTTTAGGATTTTTGACGCACTGAATGACCCTAGAAATTTGGAGGCTTCTTTAAAAGCAGTCAAAAAATACGGCAAGCATGCTCAACTGACTATTTGTTATACAATAAGTGAAGTTCATACCATAGATTATTATATCAAGCTTGCTAGGGAATTAGAAAAAATGGGTGCTGACTCTATTTGTATAAAGGATATGGCCGGCATTCTTACACCATATGTTGCAAAGGAACTTGTTGGATCGCTAAAAAAAGTTTTAACCGTTCCACTTAGTCTGCATACACATGCTACAAGCGGCGTCTCACAAATGACGTATTTATTAGCTGTAGAAGCAGGGGTGGACATAATTGATACAGCCATTTCGCCATTTTCGGAAGGAACGAGTCAACCGCCGACTGAATCGATGGCCATTGCGTTAAATGAAGGGAAGATCACAACAAAACTTGATCTTCAGCTGTTAGAAGAGATAGCGGATTACTTTAAACCAATTCGAGATAACTATTTGGCTAATCAGTTGCTGGATCCAAAGATGTTGGGTGTTGATCCAAAAGCTCTTTTGTATCAAGTTCCTGGTGGGATGTTGTCGAATTTATATTCGCAATTGAAGCAAGCTGATGCAACTGATAAATACGAAGCAGTTTTGAAAGAAGTCCCTCAAGTTCGAAAAGATTTAGGTTTCCCACCATTGGTAACGCCTATGAGTCAAATGGTCGGGACACAAGCCGTCTTTAATGTATTATCCGGGGAACGTTACAAAATGGTCCCAAATGAAATCAAAGACTATTTACACGGTTCATATGGTCGTCCACCAATGCCTATCAGTGATGAGTTCAGAAAACAAATTATTTATAACGATCCAGTTATTACGGATCGGCCGGCTGATCATATCCAACCAGAATTTGAACGCTTGAAAGAAGAATTAGGTGTTTTAGCGAAAACGGATGAAGATGTGTTGACTTATGCTCTATTTCCGCAAATTGGGAAAGAATTTTTACTGAAAAAATACGCAATTCCAGATGCAAAGTTAAAAAAAAATGAGTTGAATAGTGAACAAATAATAAGAATTTCTGGCTATATAAAATGA
- a CDS encoding biotin/lipoyl-containing protein → MKNYEITVNGKIYQVSVKEIEGEISQEPSRINEKKDRGSVRAEQSEAIPQEGVMITAPMPGRILSVKVKENQTVVAGETMCLLEAMKMENDIVSPVSGVVLKVNVQNSQAVEAGESLMVIMPR, encoded by the coding sequence ATGAAAAACTATGAGATAACCGTTAATGGTAAAATCTATCAAGTTTCAGTAAAGGAAATAGAAGGTGAAATTAGCCAAGAACCCTCTCGAATCAATGAAAAAAAGGATAGAGGAAGCGTGCGTGCGGAACAATCCGAAGCAATTCCTCAAGAAGGAGTAATGATCACGGCTCCTATGCCAGGAAGAATACTATCTGTAAAGGTAAAAGAAAATCAAACTGTAGTGGCTGGAGAAACGATGTGTTTATTAGAAGCAATGAAAATGGAAAATGACATTGTGTCTCCAGTTAGTGGGGTTGTTCTTAAGGTAAATGTACAAAACAGTCAAGCGGTCGAAGCCGGTGAGTCTTTAATGGTTATTATGCCAAGGTAA
- a CDS encoding sodium ion-translocating decarboxylase subunit beta yields the protein MMVIGGSLIYLGIKKKYEPTLLVPMGLGTLLVNFPQSGLVSQVVNNQEQEGILNVLFDFGIATELFPLLIFIGIGAMIDFGPLLQNPILLLYGASAQFGIFFTILVAVIFGFDILEAASIGIIGAADGPTSIFVALQLAPHLLGPITVAAYSYMALVPIIQPMAIRAVTTKKERLIRMQYTATTISKRVRIFFPIIVIMVAGFVAPVSLPLVGFLMFGNLLRECGVLDRLSHTAQNELVNIISILLGLTISVKMTAELFLTIDTLLIIGFGLIAFIMDTVGGVLFAKFINLFRKEKINPMIGGAGISAFPMSARVIQKMAQEEDKENFVLMHAAGANVSGQIASVIAGGLLLGYFA from the coding sequence ATGATGGTCATTGGCGGAAGTTTAATCTATTTGGGTATCAAGAAAAAATATGAGCCGACCTTACTGGTTCCTATGGGTCTTGGAACATTATTGGTGAATTTCCCTCAATCTGGTCTAGTCAGTCAAGTGGTCAATAACCAAGAGCAAGAAGGAATCCTCAATGTTTTATTTGATTTTGGTATTGCAACAGAACTATTCCCACTGCTGATTTTTATTGGGATCGGTGCGATGATCGATTTCGGACCGTTACTGCAAAATCCAATCCTTTTGTTATATGGAGCTTCTGCTCAATTTGGTATTTTTTTTACTATATTGGTTGCGGTGATTTTTGGATTTGATATTTTAGAAGCAGCTTCAATCGGTATTATAGGTGCTGCAGATGGGCCAACGTCTATTTTTGTAGCATTGCAACTAGCTCCGCATTTATTGGGGCCTATTACTGTAGCCGCGTATTCCTATATGGCGTTGGTCCCAATTATCCAACCCATGGCTATTCGAGCTGTAACGACAAAAAAAGAACGATTGATTCGCATGCAGTACACAGCAACGACGATTTCAAAAAGAGTTCGCATTTTTTTCCCAATCATCGTCATTATGGTTGCCGGATTTGTAGCACCTGTTTCTTTACCATTAGTCGGATTTTTAATGTTTGGTAATCTATTGAGAGAATGTGGTGTCTTAGATCGGTTAAGCCATACCGCTCAAAATGAACTAGTCAATATTATCAGTATCTTATTAGGTCTGACCATTTCTGTAAAAATGACTGCTGAATTATTTTTGACTATAGATACGTTATTGATCATCGGATTTGGCTTGATTGCTTTTATTATGGATACGGTTGGTGGAGTATTATTTGCAAAATTCATTAATCTTTTCCGTAAAGAAAAAATCAATCCTATGATTGGTGGTGCGGGTATTTCTGCATTTCCAATGTCTGCTCGAGTGATCCAAAAAATGGCTCAAGAAGAAGATAAAGAAAACTTTGTCTTGATGCATGCTGCTGGGGCAAATGTTTCTGGTCAAATCGCTTCAGTGATCGCCGGCGGATTATTACTTGGGTATTTTGCTTGA
- a CDS encoding OadG-related small transporter subunit, translating to MFDIDYKALQQGLELMGYGMLGIFIVLGILFLACTGLVKWFSEKG from the coding sequence ATGTTTGATATTGATTATAAAGCTTTACAGCAAGGTCTGGAACTAATGGGATATGGTATGTTGGGTATTTTTATTGTGTTAGGTATTCTTTTCTTAGCTTGTACGGGTCTGGTTAAATGGTTTTCGGAAAAAGGTTAG
- a CDS encoding PLP-dependent aminotransferase family protein has translation MTQTVEELQNQYQQLKRIYDNYAAHPLNLNIKRGIPSKEQLQLSGPMLGLLSSPNDFLSQGTIDIRNYGELTGIHEAKKLFSELLETEMDEILIGGNSSLSLMHLVITSKLFTKKAGRSFNEPVKFLCPSPGYDRHFAMTENLGIEMIPIELTENGPNMAEVKQLVANDSTIKGIWCVPTYSNPTGITYSDEVVDQLASMETKADNFMILWDNAYLVHHLTKDKHAAKNLLTACKAAGNPDRAWMFCSTSKITFPGAGVAALGASKKNIALVAKELSYQTIGFDKINQMRHVKFLKDKNHIAQHMEKHAAILKPKFELINEKLSHYFVDKKSLKWTEPKGGYFIHLTTENGYATAVVEALAKIGVAVTEAGATYPHGDNPMDNSIRLAPTSVSLPDLAIAMDALCLCIDYVSVQKRVSL, from the coding sequence ATGACACAAACAGTAGAAGAGCTGCAGAATCAGTATCAGCAGTTAAAAAGAATATACGATAATTATGCGGCACATCCTTTAAACTTAAATATAAAAAGAGGGATACCGAGTAAAGAGCAATTACAGTTGTCTGGACCGATGCTTGGCTTGCTTTCTTCACCAAACGATTTTTTAAGCCAAGGTACGATCGATATCCGTAATTATGGCGAATTGACTGGGATTCACGAAGCTAAGAAACTATTTTCAGAACTGTTAGAAACAGAAATGGATGAAATCTTGATTGGAGGAAACTCGAGTTTGAGTTTGATGCACTTGGTCATCACTTCAAAATTATTTACCAAAAAAGCAGGCCGCTCCTTTAACGAGCCCGTTAAATTTCTATGTCCAAGTCCAGGGTATGATCGCCACTTTGCGATGACTGAGAACCTAGGAATTGAAATGATTCCGATTGAACTTACCGAGAATGGTCCTAATATGGCTGAAGTAAAACAATTAGTCGCAAATGATTCAACTATAAAAGGAATCTGGTGTGTGCCGACTTATAGCAATCCAACCGGTATAACGTATTCAGATGAAGTGGTCGATCAATTGGCTAGTATGGAAACAAAAGCTGATAATTTCATGATTCTTTGGGATAACGCCTATCTTGTTCATCATTTGACTAAAGATAAGCATGCGGCTAAAAATTTATTGACCGCTTGTAAAGCGGCTGGAAATCCTGATCGAGCTTGGATGTTTTGTTCAACCTCAAAAATCACATTTCCAGGTGCGGGAGTAGCTGCTTTAGGAGCAAGTAAAAAAAATATTGCTTTAGTAGCAAAAGAACTTTCTTACCAAACAATCGGGTTCGATAAAATCAATCAGATGCGACATGTGAAGTTTTTAAAAGATAAAAACCATATTGCTCAACATATGGAAAAACATGCAGCTATTTTGAAGCCGAAATTTGAGTTGATCAATGAGAAACTATCACATTATTTTGTTGATAAAAAGAGTTTGAAATGGACAGAGCCAAAAGGCGGCTATTTTATTCATTTGACGACAGAAAACGGGTATGCAACTGCGGTCGTTGAGGCATTAGCTAAAATAGGTGTTGCTGTAACAGAAGCAGGTGCCACCTATCCACATGGTGATAACCCAATGGACAACAGTATACGCTTAGCGCCGACTTCGGTTTCATTACCTGATTTGGCTATAGCCATGGATGCTCTTTGTTTATGTATTGACTACGTTAGTGTACAAAAACGAGTATCTTTATAA
- a CDS encoding YtxH domain-containing protein, translating to MSKGTFLFGAVIGGAAAYVAALLYAPKSGEEYQRELKDRAEIMKESSSEYLSIAKERGGDFKAIATDAAIGLKTDVQLVSKQLAEQIKMDSQILKSDLKDVKDGVPGSKENLKANLIDAATEVKYTATSLKEQVSQTTSEAKDISLAVIDEAKMEIDETKAENKAVDTF from the coding sequence ATGTCAAAAGGAACATTTTTATTTGGAGCAGTAATTGGAGGAGCAGCAGCTTATGTGGCAGCTTTATTGTATGCACCTAAGTCTGGAGAAGAATACCAAAGAGAGTTGAAAGATAGAGCGGAGATCATGAAAGAATCATCTAGCGAGTATCTGTCTATCGCAAAAGAACGTGGTGGAGATTTTAAAGCCATTGCAACCGATGCTGCAATAGGTTTGAAAACGGATGTACAGTTAGTTTCAAAACAATTGGCAGAACAAATCAAAATGGATTCTCAAATTTTAAAATCCGACTTAAAAGATGTTAAAGATGGTGTGCCAGGCAGTAAAGAAAATTTAAAGGCTAACTTAATTGATGCTGCAACTGAAGTGAAATACACAGCTACAAGTTTAAAAGAACAAGTAAGTCAAACAACTTCAGAAGCGAAAGATATTTCATTAGCGGTTATTGATGAAGCTAAAATGGAAATCGATGAAACAAAGGCTGAAAATAAAGCAGTAGATACTTTCTAA
- a CDS encoding methyltransferase domain-containing protein: MRKIEKAALFLKENRELFQCPICKEVFDQIEGNSLSCTNGHLFDISKKGTLYFLLKGTKNEYDKEMLSSRFNIATAGLFHPLLDELYKSIAKKENGHTLDVGCGEGSQLDYLTTLGLNGQKIGFDISKDAIQLAATHFSNAFWCVADLAQSPFASEQYDTILNIFSPSNYKEFDRLLKKGGQVIKVVPEKDYLIELRKLFYRDQEEKQTYSNEVVITKFKEHFPTLEIKRVKYSFELTPTLFEDLMKMTPLSWGASSASKEYALTHPLQEITIDVCVLIGQK; encoded by the coding sequence ATGAGAAAAATAGAAAAAGCTGCATTGTTTCTAAAAGAAAATAGAGAATTGTTTCAATGTCCTATTTGTAAAGAGGTATTCGATCAAATTGAAGGCAATAGTTTAAGTTGTACGAATGGCCATCTTTTTGATATTTCAAAAAAGGGTACGCTTTATTTTCTGTTAAAAGGAACTAAAAATGAATACGATAAAGAGATGTTGTCTTCAAGATTCAATATTGCAACGGCTGGTTTATTCCATCCTTTATTAGATGAACTGTATAAAAGTATTGCAAAAAAAGAGAATGGCCATACGTTAGATGTTGGATGTGGAGAGGGTTCTCAACTTGATTATTTAACAACACTAGGTTTGAATGGCCAAAAAATTGGTTTTGATATTTCAAAGGATGCCATTCAATTAGCAGCCACTCATTTTTCAAATGCGTTCTGGTGTGTAGCTGATTTAGCACAGTCTCCTTTTGCTTCAGAGCAGTATGATACAATTTTAAATATTTTTTCGCCTTCGAATTACAAAGAGTTCGATCGATTATTAAAAAAAGGCGGCCAAGTAATCAAAGTCGTTCCCGAGAAAGATTATTTAATTGAATTGAGGAAATTATTTTACCGTGATCAAGAAGAAAAACAAACTTACTCAAATGAAGTAGTGATCACGAAGTTTAAAGAGCATTTTCCGACATTAGAAATCAAACGAGTCAAGTATTCATTTGAGTTAACGCCAACTTTATTTGAAGATTTAATGAAAATGACGCCATTAAGTTGGGGTGCTAGTTCGGCATCTAAAGAGTATGCTTTAACGCATCCGTTGCAAGAAATAACAATTGATGTTTGTGTGCTAATTGGACAAAAATAA
- the trmL gene encoding tRNA (uridine(34)/cytosine(34)/5-carboxymethylaminomethyluridine(34)-2'-O)-methyltransferase TrmL codes for MTNHIALFEPQIPANTGNIARTCAATNTHLHLIEPLGFQTDDKHLKRAGLDYWNQVHITYHKSLAAFMEVVQNEQLHLITKFGHRNYSDVDYAASERDHYFLFGKETTGLPEEFMREHEEDCLRIPMNDEHVRSLNLSNTAAILIYEALRQQDFNGMELTHHYESDKLD; via the coding sequence ATGACAAATCACATTGCTTTATTTGAACCACAAATCCCTGCAAATACAGGAAATATAGCTCGTACGTGTGCAGCAACCAATACACATTTGCATCTAATTGAACCATTAGGATTCCAAACTGATGATAAGCATTTAAAACGAGCTGGATTAGATTATTGGAATCAAGTTCATATTACGTATCATAAAAGTCTAGCAGCTTTTATGGAAGTTGTACAAAATGAGCAATTGCATTTGATTACTAAATTTGGTCATCGTAATTATAGCGATGTTGACTATGCTGCAAGTGAAAGAGATCACTATTTTCTTTTTGGGAAAGAAACAACGGGTTTGCCGGAAGAATTTATGCGTGAGCATGAAGAAGATTGCTTGCGGATTCCAATGAACGATGAACATGTTCGTTCATTGAATTTATCAAATACGGCGGCGATTTTAATTTATGAAGCTCTTCGCCAGCAAGATTTTAATGGAATGGAATTAACGCACCATTATGAAAGTGATAAATTGGATTAA
- a CDS encoding thiolase family protein, whose translation MPRLKTDDPIVIVGAARTPIGAYLGGLKTVPSSELGAVALKEAIKRAGLMNEDIAEVIAGQAMGTQEESNIGRVIGLKAGLKQESTGMTINRVCGSGIQSAISAVQELMTMDMDFIAAGGVESLSRSEFYLPLEARYEGFKTGNFTVIDANLALHVSTQPTNDYPEIHHMGDTAEKVAERYTITREEQDAFAVDSQNKAAQAIDSGRFAQEIVPVEVKGLKGSVTIVDADEHPRPGMDMVNLARLKPVFRKDGKGTVTAGNSSGLNDGAAFEIFTKSSVAKERGLNAMAKIVDFAVSGCDPNVMGLGPVYAINKVLAQNELTLEAIDILEINEAFAAQTLGCMKELGINPGSELYERLNPNGGAIALGHPLGMSGARIITSICYEFKNHPEKKYAIASACIGGGQGIALLLENGSVKE comes from the coding sequence ATGCCAAGATTAAAAACTGATGATCCAATTGTCATTGTAGGTGCAGCCCGTACACCGATTGGGGCTTATTTAGGAGGATTAAAAACGGTTCCTTCAAGTGAATTAGGAGCCGTAGCGTTAAAAGAAGCGATTAAACGAGCTGGGTTAATGAATGAAGATATAGCAGAAGTGATTGCCGGTCAAGCAATGGGAACACAAGAAGAAAGTAATATTGGCCGTGTCATTGGGTTAAAGGCAGGTCTAAAACAAGAGTCTACAGGAATGACCATTAATCGCGTGTGCGGTTCTGGGATTCAATCAGCTATTTCAGCTGTTCAAGAACTGATGACGATGGATATGGATTTTATTGCAGCCGGTGGGGTTGAAAGCTTGTCTCGTTCAGAATTTTATTTGCCATTAGAAGCGAGATATGAAGGTTTCAAAACAGGCAACTTTACGGTGATTGATGCAAATCTAGCCCTACATGTAAGTACTCAGCCGACTAATGATTATCCTGAGATCCATCATATGGGGGATACCGCAGAAAAAGTAGCTGAAAGATACACGATCACTCGAGAAGAACAAGACGCATTTGCAGTGGATAGTCAAAACAAGGCGGCTCAAGCGATTGATAGTGGTCGATTTGCTCAAGAGATTGTTCCAGTTGAAGTGAAGGGTCTTAAAGGCAGCGTAACAATAGTGGATGCTGATGAACATCCTAGACCTGGAATGGACATGGTGAATTTAGCCAGATTGAAACCGGTTTTTCGCAAAGATGGAAAAGGGACGGTCACCGCTGGGAACTCATCTGGGCTAAATGATGGGGCAGCTTTTGAAATATTCACTAAGTCTTCTGTTGCAAAAGAGCGTGGGCTAAATGCGATGGCTAAAATTGTTGATTTTGCTGTATCCGGGTGTGACCCAAATGTAATGGGTTTAGGCCCTGTTTACGCAATCAATAAAGTGTTGGCCCAAAATGAATTAACACTTGAAGCGATAGATATTTTAGAAATCAATGAAGCTTTTGCAGCCCAAACATTGGGTTGTATGAAGGAATTAGGCATTAATCCGGGTTCTGAATTATATGAACGATTAAATCCAAATGGTGGGGCAATAGCATTGGGACATCCTTTAGGAATGTCTGGAGCACGTATCATTACGTCGATTTGTTATGAATTTAAAAACCACCCTGAAAAAAAATATGCTATTGCATCAGCCTGCATTGGCGGCGGTCAAGGAATCGCATTATTATTAGAGAATGGATCTGTTAAAGAATGA
- a CDS encoding acyl-CoA thioesterase → MNEKRPVKSCRESLVIQTHSIFPNQLNNHGTLFGGELMSMLDVAASIAVTRHIRTRSVTASTDSVDFLHPINRNDAITIETYVSGVGKSSVEVFCKVIGEDLLTGEQYLAVTAFLTFVAFNKDKSKAVVPMIKPETEEEKFVCGGYEERKKNRFAKREFNKQFAYKITLTSSLKDED, encoded by the coding sequence ATGAATGAGAAAAGACCGGTAAAAAGTTGTCGTGAATCCTTAGTGATTCAGACACATAGTATTTTTCCAAATCAATTGAACAATCATGGAACGTTATTTGGTGGGGAACTCATGAGTATGTTAGATGTAGCAGCTTCGATAGCTGTAACGAGACATATTCGGACACGGTCGGTGACCGCTTCAACAGACTCTGTTGACTTTTTGCATCCTATTAATCGAAATGATGCCATTACGATTGAAACCTATGTTTCTGGTGTTGGAAAATCATCTGTAGAAGTATTTTGTAAAGTTATTGGAGAAGATCTACTGACTGGTGAACAATATCTAGCAGTTACAGCTTTTTTAACTTTTGTTGCATTCAATAAAGACAAAAGTAAGGCGGTTGTTCCAATGATCAAACCTGAAACTGAGGAAGAAAAATTCGTCTGCGGTGGGTATGAAGAACGCAAAAAGAATCGCTTCGCCAAGCGAGAATTTAATAAACAATTTGCTTACAAAATTACGCTGACCAGTTCTTTGAAAGATGAAGACTAA